GAAGCGCACCGTCTCGCGCTGGTGCGTGAGCACGCCGTTGGCGAGCGTCACTTCGCCGCCGGCGGCGCCGTCGTTGCGCAACCAGACGCCGAGGATCCCCTCGCCGTCGCGCGGCGCGGTGACGACGGCGGCGGCCGCCGCGTCGCCGAAGACGAGGAAGGGCCGCGGATCCTCGGGCACGGTGCAGCGCGAGCCCATCTCCGACGACACCACCACCGCCGGCCCGCCGCCGGTGGCGACGGTGCGCGCCGCGAGGTCGAGCGCAGTGACGAAGCCCATGCAGCCGTTGTTCATGTCGAAACAGTCGCAGATGCCGCCCAGGCCGAGGCGGGCGGCGATCAGGTTCGCCGTCGCCGGCACCACCATGTCGCCGTTGGTCGAGTTGACGTAGATCAGGCGCCGCAGCTCGCCCGCCGGCAGCTCGGCGGCCGCCAGCGCCGCGCCCACCGCGTCGGCGCCCAGGCTGGCGAACGAGGCGTCGGGCGGCGCCACGTAGCGGCTGGCGATGCCGGTGCGCGCCTCGACCTGCGCCGGGTCGCGCGGCGCCGACAGGCGCCGCACGTGCTCGGCGGTGGTGACGCGCCGCCCGGGCGTGACGCTGGCGGTGCCGGCGATGCGCACGGGAAGGAGCGGCGCCCCCGTCATGATCGCCGCCCTCCGGCCGTCGGGCGCGACGGACGCGCGGCCGCGGGACCGGCGCCGGCGAACGCGCGCCACTTGCGCTCGAAGTCGCGCAGGCTCTCCTTCAGCTCCTGGCTGCACTCGGCGCGCCGCACGATGCGACCCGCGGCGGCGAAGAACGCGCTCATGATCCCCGGCGCCGCCTCGAGCGGCGGCTCGAAGAAGGCGCTGACGTCGGGATTGACGGCGCGGCCGAAGCGCTGCTGCATGTAGGTGGCGGAGACCCAGAGATCGGAGAGGCCGCCGAGCGGCGTCAGGTCATAGATCCAGCGCACGCCGGGCAGCGCGGCGATCGGGTTCGCATCGCGCGGGCCGGCGATGCAATTGCACGCGAACAGCAGGTCGGCGCCGACGTCGCGCAGGATGCGGGCCGGAATCAGCAGCGCCAAAGCCCCGTCCGCGTAGCGCACCCGCGAGCCCGCGTCGTCCCGGCTCACCGGCGCGAACAACAGCGGGGCGGCACCGCTCACCTGCACGGCGTCGCCCAGCGTCCCGGAGACGACACGGCGGGCGCGCGGCGGCTTCCCGGCCTCCAGGCGCACGGTGACCGGCGCGAACCGCACCTCGGTCTGACCGAGCAGGGTCTTGCCCAGCGTGTGGTCGACGACCCAGCCGCCGACCGCCGAGGTCAGGGTGTTGGGCAGCAGCGCGAATTGGTAGAGCACGCCGTCGCGGATCGCCCGCTCGAGGCCGGCGAGGCCATCGCGGCAATAGTAGGCTCCGAGGAAGGCGCCGCCGCTGACGCCGCTGAAGACGTCGATCGGCACCTTGGCCTGGGCGAGACCCCGCAGCAGCGGGATCACCGCGTAGCTCGAGGCGCCGCCGCCGCTCAGGGCGATGCCCACGCTGCGGTTGGTCACGGCGCGCGCCCAGCGTTCCGCCGTCTCCCGCGCCCCCGCCATGGCATCGACGGCGCGCAGCAGCCGCCGCGCCCGGTCGGGCCCCGTCCCGGCGCGATCCCAGGCGGCCTGGACCGCGTCCGGATCGAGGCGCCAGACGCGGCAGTGATCGCGTTCGACCCGCCAGTGGAGAGGGCGCTTCTCGCCGTCCACCTCCACGTCGACCTCCGTTGTGGCGAAGTTCTCGTCCTCGAGCGGGCGCGTCAGCGCGGCGATGAAGGAGGAGAAGAACGGGCCCTCGTCCTTGCGGGTCCAGTGGTGCACGATCTCGCCATTGACGTAGCGCACCCGGGCGCGCCGCCGGGTCGCCGGGAACAGCAGCGGAAACAGCGCCGGCGGCATGCGCTTCGGCAGGGTGTCGGTCAGATAGACGATGCGGTGCATGCCGCCGTGGAGCTCGCCGAGCACGTCCCGTGGATCGCCGCCGTCCGGAGCGACGAAGAAGCGGTGTAGGCGCCTCCCCGCCATCAGGGGCGTCACGGCGGCGCGGGACACCGTCTCGGGTTCGCCCATCCGGCCCGGCGCGCCGTAATGATGCGCGACGACCCGTCGGCCCTCGAAGGTGACGACGGTGGTCGGCTCCCCGAACTGCCGGCTGATCGCGTGGGCGAGAACGTGGGTCATCGCCTCGAGCGGCACGGCCAAGCCGTCCTTCTTCGTCACCCAGATGCGGTGCACCGTCGCCTGCTGCGCCCGCGCCGCGCGCCGGGCGCGGCGGTGCAACTGCGCGCTGCGCAACAACGCCGGCGACGCCAGGCGGGCGCGCACCAGCAGGTGGTGATCCGATTGCAGCCCGGGCTCGTGGTCCTCGGTCACCTCGATCAGGTCCGCCAGCAGCCGTACGCTGCTGCGTATCCAGAGCGTCCGGGCGCGCAACGCGTTGACGTCGCGGGTCTCGCCGCCGAAGTCGGGTGCCGGCCTCGGCAGCGGGCCGGGGGCGAGATCGAGCTCGCGGGGATCGAACCTGGTCGGGCCCAGTGCCATCGCGTCCTCTCTCCTCAGCGCGCCGCCCGCAGCGCCGCGCGGGCGACGTGCATGTGGGCGGGGACCTGCAGCCCATCGCTCCGGCCGCGGCAGTAGCGCGCCGCCAGGGCGGCGGAGTCGAGGTCCTCGACCAGCTCGAGGCCGAGTCCCGCCAGGGCGGCGGGCAGCCGGCGGGGATCGAAGCCGGAAACCCACGGCTCATCGGTCTGGGCGCGCTCCCGCCGCAGACGCTCCAGGTCGGCCGAGGCGCGGCCGGCGTCGAAGGCATCGAGGTCGAGGTAGTCGAACAGCACCTCGCTGCCGGCACCGCCGTGCGCCGCGAGGTCGCCGAACAGCGCCAGGTTGGCCTCGCGCGAACGGTACTGGGTGAGGCCGAGGACGGTGAACAGCACCGGCGCGGCGCGGTCGTATGCGGCCTCGCCGAGCACCTCGCGCAGCGGCCGACGATCCAGGTCGGCGGCGATGAGCCGCACGGCCGGCGGCATGGCGATGCCGGCGAGCGCGAAGCGCTGGCGCTTCAGCGCCTGGGTCGCCGGATGATCGATCTCGATCATCCGCACCCGCTCGCCGAGCTCGGGATGGCGGCAGGCGAAGGTGTCCATCCCAGCGGCGACGGCGATGTACTGGCCGATGCCGCGCGCCAGGCCGGCGAGGGTCGCGTCCTCGGCCCAGCGGGCGCGGACGACGATGCCGCCGTATGCCGGATGGGACTGGACGGCGCGATCGAGGGCATGCGCCCGGTCGGCGATCGCCGCGATCGCGGCGCGGCGGTCCTCGGGCAGCGCCAGCAGCAGGCGCTCGAGGACGAACGGGCGCTCGGTCTCGGCCAGCAGCCGGTCGCCGTAGGGATCGTCGAGCAGCGGCGGCCGATCGCACCGGGTGTGCACGGCGCGCATCAGCGACGCCGCCAAGGCCGTCATGCTGGCCCGCTGCGGATCCATCCGCTCCCCCCGACGACGGCGCACGGAGACGCCGAGACCTCGATCGACGTCGGTCCCCGACACATCGACTCCCTGCCCTGATGCGCCATGATCCCCGCGCGCCTTCTGCAAGGTTTCGCCGCGGAGCGCAATTGGGACTTCCCCGCACAGCGGATGCCGCGGTGTCCGATGGGCGCCGCGGCGCCTCCGGGCGCCGCGCATGGCAGGGTCGACGGCAGCCCCCGGGACAGGTCGCAGGCGGCGCGGACGCGCTGCGCCCACGCCGCCATCGGCAGCGATGCCGTTTCGCGCCCACGCCGCGGCGCGCGACACCGGCCGGCGCGCCGCGCGCGCGGCACGGGAATTGCCTTGTCGCGGACGCAGCCGCGGACCACGACGCCCGCGGCGAGGAGGAAGAGGTGGAGATGACGCGGCGCCCGCACCCGATGCAGGTACTGGAGGACAACTGGCGGACCCTGCTCATCGCGTCGCTGCCCGGCAGCGGGCTGCGCATCGCGGGCGCGCTCGGCATGACCGGCGGCGACGCCGCGCCGTGGGCGCGCCTCGCCGCGTGGAGCACCGAGCACGGCGTGCTGACGCTGCTCACCCTGCCGCTGCTCACCGTGATCGCGCTGCTGTGCCATGCCGCGTATCGCGAACATCTGCCGGCGCTGCGCCTGGTCGCCCGCCCGGCGCCCCCGCCGCCGCCGCTCAGGGCGGTGCGCCTCGATGCGATGACCGCATCGGCGCGCGAGCTGCTGGCGGCGGTGTCGTCGCGGGGCGAGTTCCGGCTGGTGCCGCGGATCGCCGGTCCGGCGGTGGTGGCCGCGGGCGCCGGCCCGGACGACGATCGCGAGTTCTACGACCCGACCGACCGCGCCGTGACTCAGCGCTACCGCCAGGCGCTGGCCGAGCTCGAGCGCGCCGGGCTGATCGAGCGCGACGGCGAGGCGCGGCGACTCAGTCCGCTGGGCTGGCCGGCGGCGCGGCTGCTGTCGCGCCAGGAGCTCGACCGCATCGCGCTGCGCGCCCGTCATCTGTCGGACGCCGAGCAGCGCCTGCTGCGCCTGATCGCCGACTGCCGCCAGCGCTACAAGGTCGAGACGGTGGTGCTGCGGCGCGACGGCTCGGCGGTGAGCGTCGTGTACGGCAACGGCCAGATGGTGCCAGTGCCCGACCGCTGCCCGCGCGCCGAGACGCTGCCCGACGCGACCGCGGCCGACGCCGCGGCGCGCTTCGCGGAGCTGGTCCTCGGCATGCCGGCGGATTACCTGGTCGTCCTGCCCGATCGTCGTCCCGGGAATCCGTTCGTCCTGCGGCTGACCGAGACCGGCCTCCGCTACCGGCGCTACGCCGACGTCGCCTGGGCCGCCGCCGCGTAGCCGGTGGTCGCGGCGTTGCCGCGGTCGTCCCGACGGTCGCGCGTCGGGGTCGGCACTTGTGCTCGCCGCGCCACACGGGCCAGAACACCTGGCGGTGCTCGCACGGACGCCCGACCACGAGCACCGATCGCGCATGGCGGCCGCCGACCACATCCTCAGCTTCGCCGAGTACGCCGCGCGGCGGCATGCGACGCCGTACGTGGTCGATCTCGCCGGCGACGGGCGCCGCCTGCTGCTGTTCGGCGGCCGCCACAGCTCGGATCCCGGCGACCCGATGTTCGCGCAGCTCGCCGCCGCCTTCGCGGCGCTGGCGCCCACCATCGCGCTGCACGAGGGGACGCCGCCGGCGGTCGAGCCGGAGCGCGAGATCGCCATTCGCCGCCACGGCGAGGCCGGACTGGTGCGGCACCTCGCAGCGCGCGCCGGCATCGCCAGCGCGAGCCTCGACATCCCGCTGCCCGAGGAGGCGCGCCTGCTGTGCGGCGAGCTCAGCCGCGGCGAGGTGCTGGTCTACCTGGTGGTGCGACAGCTCGCGTCCTTCAACCGCAAGACGGCGCGCCTCGACTTCGATGCCTACTTCGCCGACTTCTTCGCCCTCATCGGGCCGCCGCTCGGGCTGACCGTGAGCTGGCCGCTGGTCGAGCGCGAGCACGCCCGCCTGCTCGGCCGGCGGCTCGCGCCGCGGGCGGTGACGGCGCGCGACACCGATCCGATGGGCGACGAGCTGCCGACGCAGCGCATCGCCCGCCTCTCCAATCGCCGGCGCGACATCCACATGCTCGCGCGCCTGCGGGCGGCGCTGGCCGCCCACCCGCGGGTCTTCGCCAGCGTCGGCGTCTCGCACGCCGTCATGCTCGAGCCGGCGCTGCGCCACGCCCTCGGCGCCTGACCGGCGGCCGTCAGCGCAGGCCCGGCGCCTCGTGGCCACTGGCGGCGACGTACTCCAGGTAGCCGCCGCCGTACGGGATGACGCCGTCGGCGGTCAGCTCGAGCACGCGGTTGGAGAGCTGGGCGAGGAAGCGGCGGTCGTGCGAGACGAAGAGCATCGTGCCCTCGTAGTCCGCCAGGGCGCGCACCAGCATGTCCTTGGTCGCCATGTCGAGGTGGTTGGTGGGCTCGTCGAGAACGAGGAAGTTGGGGCGGTCGTAGAGGATGCGGGCGATCACCAGGCGCGCCTTCTCGCCCCCGGAGAGCACCCGGCAGCGCTTGTCGACGTCGTCGCCG
This is a stretch of genomic DNA from bacterium. It encodes these proteins:
- a CDS encoding ketoacyl-ACP synthase III; its protein translation is MTGAPLLPVRIAGTASVTPGRRVTTAEHVRRLSAPRDPAQVEARTGIASRYVAPPDASFASLGADAVGAALAAAELPAGELRRLIYVNSTNGDMVVPATANLIAARLGLGGICDCFDMNNGCMGFVTALDLAARTVATGGGPAVVVSSEMGSRCTVPEDPRPFLVFGDAAAAAVVTAPRDGEGILGVWLRNDGAAGGEVTLANGVLTHQRETVRFGTPSARMLELALTLFRRGIDAVLAQASLSLADVEWVVPHQPNGSMLATVVEVLGIDRARVVPVVQEVGSLASASIGIGLDRLLRTRPVRPGDRILVAGVGAGLSCGALLYRVGA
- a CDS encoding class I SAM-dependent methyltransferase, giving the protein MDPQRASMTALAASLMRAVHTRCDRPPLLDDPYGDRLLAETERPFVLERLLLALPEDRRAAIAAIADRAHALDRAVQSHPAYGGIVVRARWAEDATLAGLARGIGQYIAVAAGMDTFACRHPELGERVRMIEIDHPATQALKRQRFALAGIAMPPAVRLIAADLDRRPLREVLGEAAYDRAAPVLFTVLGLTQYRSREANLALFGDLAAHGGAGSEVLFDYLDLDAFDAGRASADLERLRRERAQTDEPWVSGFDPRRLPAALAGLGLELVEDLDSAALAARYCRGRSDGLQVPAHMHVARAALRAAR